Genomic segment of uncultured Desulfobacter sp.:
ATCAGTAACATCGCCCAAAGCGCCCGCCTCCCCGCCCCCCCCAACACCCAAAGCACAACCGCCGAGTGTGCCGGGCACCGGGGGCATCTCAGAGCAAGATCTTTCACAATAACAACCATCGGCTGACCCGCCGGAGGCGTTGCCGCCCCATAAACATTTAACAATTTAAAGATCTACAATAATATTTTTATAAAAGAATGAGCCACGCCCCATCCTCCAGCGCCCGGATCAGAGAAGAGCAGCTTCTGATGAATCATCGTCTGGATTTTTCTGCAGCATACATGGGAATCAAATACATAGGTGAGCATGCAGCAAATTATCCGTTTACGATTACCCGGCAGACCCTGGATGCGCTGTTTGCTGTATTTGATACAACCAGTTTTAAAAAGGCAAAACAAGCCTTTTTTCTGTATCATGAGACCGCCTGCACCCTGGTGGAGATGGCCAAAACAATGGAGAACGATATTTTCCGAACCATTGTACCAGACCTTCTATCGCTTCTGATGAAAAGTACAGGGAACCGGCTTCGTGCATTAAGCCAGGCGCTTGGCCGGTTAGCGGACAATCGTCCGGCACAAAATGTTCCGCCTCTCCACGACAATGCCATGCCGTTGGAGATAAATTTTTCCTGCCTTGCCGAAAAATTTACACTCACGGGGCAAGAATCGTCTGCCAAGGGGCAATGGATCTGGAAAGGCAGAAGCCTGATTTTCAGGATAGAAACAACGATCCTGGGCGTTATCAAATTTGCAACATCCAAGGACAATACCAATGAAATCCACCAGGAAGCGGCATGGATGGACTGGTTTGCCCAGGATGCTATAAATTCCGATGCCCTTGTACCCGAACCGGTCCGTATCCAGGGCCGATATCTATTCAAAATTACGGATGAACTACCCCAAGGGGGACCGCAAAAAATATACGGCCCGGTCTGCATCGTCTTTATTCCTTGCCCGGGGTATTACGAATACCCCAATGTCAAAGATGCGGATCTAAAAAATATTAGAACATCGTTTTTCAAATCCGCCTTTGCTTTGGGCAAACTTTCATCCCTGGGGCTCTACCATACGGCATTGATTCCGTTATTTCATAACCGGGTTCAGCAAAACCGGAGAAACGACAACGGCAGATATCTATGGGAACATGCCGGGCGTCTGGATCAGTGGCTGGACTCAAGCCGGTTTCCCAACTTTGCCGCATCGGGTTTGCGGGATTTTGAACATATTACCTGCCAGGCAAAGCCGTTAGACCTTGAGCATTATTCAGGAGAATACCTGCTCAGTTTTATTCTGGTGGCCGGTTCCTGTTTTAGAAACCAGGCCCCCCACCGGCGGGGCACAGACAATACCATACCCTATGTGGACACCCGGGATCTTTTTTGCCCGGATCTATTCGAATCGCTTTTAACCGGGGTGTGTGAGCACTATTTCAAAGGCCTAACCCAATGTGAGTCCTTTGATCCGGAGCCCTTTAACTTTCCTGTACTCGTCCGACAGCTTATTGAAAAAATGGGAATAGATGAACATATGCAAGAGGCATTAAGGATACAGGATCAGTTGGCCATGGATGATGAACAGTTTAAACAATTCCTTGCGGAACGGGGTGTGAGCCGTGTACCGGCCAAAGGGGAACAAGAGATTACGCTGTTTACCGGCCCCCATCTTGGCGACTTTAATCAGGCCATATCCATACCGGAACTTATTGAATTTTTATTTAAATTTTCTGCATTATGTGTGTCGACCTGCTTTCTAAAAAAGCGTTAATTCACACGCAGTTTATCCCCGGGATGAATGACATGCCGTGTTGACAATTTGTTCATTTGAAGCAATTTGTACAAGGAAATCTGATATTTTCCGGCTATGATTGAAAGGCTCTCCCCGGATTTTACCAGATGGTACTTTCCAGAAGTACTCTGGGGTTTGGGCAGGGTATGATAAAGGGCGGCAAATTTTTTCTGAAAATCCTTATGAGTTCCCTCGGGCACAAGGAGTGTGGTTGCGCCCTTGCCCAGGTAATATCCCCGAAGCTGAGGGTTATAATCCTTAATGGTCTTAAATGAGATGCCGCAGGCCTTGGCGACCATCGTTAAGGGCACATCGTTTTGCGGGGAAAGTTTGATTTCATCAAAAGAAAAAACCGGATAAAGATCCTGGAGCTCAAGGTGGAATCCATACTTTTCCGGGTTGGACATAATCAACTTGACGGCAACCATTTTCAAAATATACCGCTGGGTCTCCAGGGGCAGGTAAAGGGAGAAAAAATCCTGGGTATCCTGGAGTGACATGGCATTGCTCAGGCCGTTTTCGCCCATGTTGTATGCGGACATGGCCAGCAGATATGAGCCAAACCGGGAATAAAGGTCCTTAATATAGCGGCAGGCTGCCTGGGTGGCGCGGAACATATTCCGGCGTTCGTCGATTTTTGAATCAATGCGCAACCCGTATCGTTTACCTGTACTTTCAATAAACTGCCAGTATCCGACCGCACCCTGGGGGGATTCTCCATAGGACAACAGCGCGCTTTCCACAATGGGCAGATATTTTAGATCCAGAGGCAGTTTTTCCTTTTTTAAAACACGTTCA
This window contains:
- a CDS encoding SidJ-related pseudokinase, whose product is MNHRLDFSAAYMGIKYIGEHAANYPFTITRQTLDALFAVFDTTSFKKAKQAFFLYHETACTLVEMAKTMENDIFRTIVPDLLSLLMKSTGNRLRALSQALGRLADNRPAQNVPPLHDNAMPLEINFSCLAEKFTLTGQESSAKGQWIWKGRSLIFRIETTILGVIKFATSKDNTNEIHQEAAWMDWFAQDAINSDALVPEPVRIQGRYLFKITDELPQGGPQKIYGPVCIVFIPCPGYYEYPNVKDADLKNIRTSFFKSAFALGKLSSLGLYHTALIPLFHNRVQQNRRNDNGRYLWEHAGRLDQWLDSSRFPNFAASGLRDFEHITCQAKPLDLEHYSGEYLLSFILVAGSCFRNQAPHRRGTDNTIPYVDTRDLFCPDLFESLLTGVCEHYFKGLTQCESFDPEPFNFPVLVRQLIEKMGIDEHMQEALRIQDQLAMDDEQFKQFLAERGVSRVPAKGEQEITLFTGPHLGDFNQAISIPELIEFLFKFSALCVSTCFLKKR
- a CDS encoding transglycosylase SLT domain-containing protein, producing the protein MKRLFVFSAFLVILAAPLTMAAQEKSEPITSKPIQTQFIEIELPNTELPAAEPPEPEQPDVKSHIPTLVETVRFSGDLHLCGEKIPFTDPEVRERLEKEMMLAVWNRPQVMLWLKRAHRWFPHIERVLKKEKLPLDLKYLPIVESALLSYGESPQGAVGYWQFIESTGKRYGLRIDSKIDERRNMFRATQAACRYIKDLYSRFGSYLLAMSAYNMGENGLSNAMSLQDTQDFFSLYLPLETQRYILKMVAVKLIMSNPEKYGFHLELQDLYPVFSFDEIKLSPQNDVPLTMVAKACGISFKTIKDYNPQLRGYYLGKGATTLLVPEGTHKDFQKKFAALYHTLPKPQSTSGKYHLVKSGESLSIIAGKYQISLYKLLQMNKLSTRHVIHPGDKLRVN